Proteins encoded within one genomic window of Acidimicrobiia bacterium:
- a CDS encoding TauD/TfdA family dioxygenase, whose protein sequence is MQTTSALDLRPLTPVIGAEVLGLDLSRPLDDERIRQVRTALTSHLVLFFPDQELTPEQQAAFTRQFGELTPAHPVIPALDGHPEVLPIDSRANKSAFWHTDVTYVNTPPLGTVLYMLEMPEVGGDTMWVNLQAAYDALAEPVRGLCDQLVAIHHDPWFAADVEANGGFEWDGAWVDKLYP, encoded by the coding sequence ATGCAGACGACGAGCGCCCTCGACCTCCGGCCGCTCACACCGGTGATCGGGGCCGAGGTCCTCGGTCTCGACCTCTCGCGGCCGCTCGATGACGAGCGCATCCGCCAGGTCCGCACCGCGCTGACGAGCCATCTCGTCCTCTTCTTCCCGGACCAGGAGCTCACACCGGAGCAACAAGCCGCGTTCACCCGTCAGTTTGGAGAGCTGACGCCCGCGCATCCGGTCATCCCGGCCCTGGATGGGCACCCGGAGGTCCTCCCCATCGACAGCCGCGCGAACAAGTCGGCCTTCTGGCACACCGACGTGACGTACGTCAACACACCGCCGCTCGGCACCGTCCTGTACATGCTCGAGATGCCCGAGGTCGGCGGCGACACCATGTGGGTCAACCTGCAGGCTGCCTACGACGCGCTCGCCGAGCCGGTCCGCGGCCTCTGCGACCAGCTGGTCGCAATCCACCACGACCCGTGGTTCGCCGCCGACGTGGAGGCTAACGGGGGCTTCGAGTGGGACGGCGCGTGGGTGGACAAGCTCTACCCG